TACCGCTCCAGCAAGTACATATTGAATGTCACATAGCGCATCTGCAATCTCGACCAAATCTTTATCCCGGATGGCCTCTTCTAATTCTTTTAATTCCTCAGCGATCAACGATACCCGTAAGGCACATCTTTGTTCAGATGGAATAGTAGGCGTGTCTAGGATTGGATGTTGGAATGTTTTATGGAACTCCGCAACGGATGAAAGTGTTTTCGGATCAGTCATATTCTTTGTTTTATTATTTGAAAGAGCAAATATAAAAAATAAAGGACGGTTAACTGAATGACCGTCCTTTATTTTTATTTATCTGCTTAAGCGATTAAATCAGGTGCTTTAACTGCACGATTTCACGCTCTTCTAAATATCTCCAACGGCCACGTGGAAGGTCTTTTTTCGTTAAGTTTGCATAAACCACACGATCCAATTTAACGACTTCATATCCTAATGACTCAAAAATACGACGTACGATACGATTTTTCCCCGAGTGGATTTGGATACCGACTTCACGTTTCGATCCGCCTTGAACATAGCTCAAGTCATCTGGTTTAATTACACCGTCCTCTAATTCGATACCAAAGCTGATTTTGTTAAAATCGCCTTGTGTAAGGCTTTTGTTTAACTCGACATTATAGATTTTGCTGATGCTGTTGCGCGGGTGTGAAAGTTTTTCAGCAAGACTACCATCATTTGTCATCAAAAGTAGTCCTGTTGTGTTTCTGTCAAGACGACCAACAGGATAGATTCTTTCTTTTGTCGCTTTAGAAACAAGTTCCATTACGGTATGACGCTCCTGCGGATCATCTGTAGTCGTGATATAATCTTTTGGTTTGTTCAACAAAACATAAACATTTTTTTCACGTTTTAGACGTTCGTTGTTGTAACGGATTTCATCTGTTGCAGGATCCACCTTGGTACCCAATTCCGTAACAGGTTCTCCATTTACCCAAATAACACCAGCAGTGATAAGCTCATCCGCTTTACGTCTTGAACAGATACCAGCATTGGCGATGTAACGATTTAAACGAACTAAGCCGTCATCTTCTGCATCCTCTGCTTTTTTCTTTGGACGTTTAATATATTGTTTATCACCAAAGTTTTTGTTGTCGTCAAAATTTCTACTTTTATCGCCATCAAACTTTCTGTTAGAAGGTCTTGAAGAGTCATTTCTGTCTGAACGTTTGAAACTGTCTCTTTTGTCAAAAGAACGCTCTGATCTATCGAATGATCTTGGGCTGTCATTTCTGTCTGAACGTTTGAAGTTATCTTTTTTATCGAAAGAACGCTCTGAACGGTCAAAAGATCTTGGAGCGTCATTTCTGTCTGAACGTTTGAAACTGTCTCTTTTGTCAAAAGAACGCTCTGATCTATCGAATGATCTTGGGCTGTCATTTCTGTCTGAACGTTTGAAACTATCTCTTTTATCAAAAGAACGCTCTGAACGGTCAAAAGATCTTGAGGAATCATTTCTATCTGTACGTTTGAAACTATCTCTTTTATCAAAAGAACGTTCTGAACGGTCAAAAGATCTTGAAGAGTCATTTCTATCGGAACGTTTGAAGTTATCTTTTTTGTCAAAAGAACGTTCTGATCTATCAAATTTATTGAAGGAATCTTTTTTGTTAAAAGATCTTGAAGAATCATTTTTATCAAATGAGCGGCCTCCTCTACCAAAGGATTTTTCTGAATTATCTTTTGAACGGAAGGAATTGTTATCTCCTCGGAAGGAAGGTTTGTCTGAGAATTTTTTAGATCCGAATGATCTGTTCTCACGATTATCATCTTTTCTGAAAGAGCCTCTTTCAGATTGGTCATTCGACCCATATGATTTTTTTCCGAAACTATTGTTCTTATCGCCTCTAGATTTGAAACTATCTGAGTTGCCTCGTGACTTTCTGGAGTTGTCATCACGACTGTTCCTTTTATTGCTGAATGGCATTGTGTTTTGCTAAAATGTGAACGACAAAGTTAGGTATAATTTTGGGTTTTGCGAAAAAATCCTTATCTTTTTGTCTTTTCTTGAATTTGCTGCGTTTTTACGCTAACAAAGCCGCTTTAAGTTGTCTAGAATGTAACTATTTGTTTTTTAAATAAATAGTGTTTACCTTTGTACCCTTGAATTTGAACCAAGCTATTTTTTGATCGATTGCAGTCGTGGATAGGGTAGCATTAAGGGAGTGAATGATAAGAAAGAAAGTTTTATGTAGTAGTTTGATTTTGTTTGCTTTATTGCTGTCAAAGTTATACTCAACCCCACACAACAATGCTTCAAACGGCGATAAGATCGTTGAACCGAAGCTCGTAGTAGTTCCCGTTCATCATGGGGATGAAGAAGAAAAAAAAGAAAAAAGCAATTCCTTTGAATCGTATATGAATTCATTGACATTTGCCGAAGATTCATTACCGATGGATCGTCCGCTTGTGGAAAGTAAATTGCGTAAATTTTTCAGTCGATTCTCGTTTAAAAAAACAGGATCGTACGATATGCACAAAAAGGCAGAGACCTACTTGCCTATGATTGCAAAGATCCTTAAATCACATGGTATTCCGGAAGATTTCAAGTACATTCCATTGGTGGAAAGTGGCCTTAGTAAAGCTGTTGTTTCATCGAAGGGAGCTGGTGGCTATTGGCAATTTATGCCGGCAACAGCCCGTTTGTATGGATTAAAAGTCAATGGTACGGTAGACGACCGAAAGGATCTTGTTAAATCTACGCATGCTGCAGCGAGATACCTCAAATACCTCTATGGCCAATTTGGTAACTGGACCTTGGTTGCTGCGGCGTATAATGTTGGTGATGGCAGTTTAAGAGGTTCTATAAGAAGACAAAAAAAGGACGACTATTTTGCCTTGAAATTGAATAATGAAACGGGTTCGTATGTGTACAAACTTGTTTCTATGAAGGAAATTATCGAACATCCACAGAAGCATGGCTATTCACGTTATGCCAATAAAGAAAGTGAGACGTTGGATAAGGAACCGAACATGCTGTAAAATAGTGTACTTCACAATAAAAAGGGCTTTCCACTGCATAGTGGAAAGCCCTTTTTATTGTACTGTCTTTAATCAGACCTGTAGCATTGTTCTATTTTTACCTCAGATCGACGATGTCGAAGCCTTTATAATCATTTTTGTTGAATACGAATAGACTACCGGAAAGCGCCTTATTACCTTCCTGAGAAGTTAATGTATACGTATAGCGATTACCACTTTTATCAAATACGGTGGTATCATAGATCAGACTGCTTGCTTTGTTAATGCGCAGCTTGATCTTTGAATAGTTTTTTTTGCTATCAAGAGGACTTAATTCAACAACACTTAGTGTAAGCCCTTTTACCTTTTCTGTATTGGTCAAGGTATATTTAAAACCGGTGGTATAAAAGCTGAATATATTTGTTGGATTGATCTCGTTGGTCGAATTGCTTGCTTCTGAGATTTCAACTTCTTTTTCCGCTTTCATGATATTCCACTGTGTCTTGGAATCCGATATCAATACTTGATTTTTGGTATTGACCTGGTACTTGTTGTTACTCTTGTCCAGGTATATTGTTCCGGCATCAGTATGCGAGCCGCCATTAGCTTGTTTAATATCTAATGAGAAATTGGCCTGTATTGTTTTGTATGCATTGTACTTTTGGCTTACTTTCGTCAGTAGCGCCTTGGCAGCAGCGTCATTTTGTGCATAACTGTTTTGGCTGTATGCCATGATTATCAGACCTACAATAAACCATACTTGTTTTTTCATCTTAGTTGTCCTTTCTTAACGTCTCCAAAAATTGTTCTAATGAATACTCATCTGGATAAAGCACTTCGCGGGCCTTACTTCCTTCAAATGGACCTACAATTCCTGCAGCTTCCAATTGATCGATGATTCGTCCTGCTCTGTTATAACCCAATTTTAATTTACGTTGGATTAATGACGTAGAGCCTTGCTGATGCATGACAATCAATCGGGCAGCTTCTTCGAACAACTGATCGCGGTCTTTGGGATCAAAATCTACACTACCAGAACCATCTCCGTTTTCGTCTACGTACTCCGGAAGCATAAATGCCGAAGGATAGCCTCGTTGCGCACCGATGTAATCGGAAATTTGTTCAACCTCAGGCGTATCCACAAAAGCACATTGAATACGTATCAAATCACTTCCAGTCGCTAGAAGCATGTCACCCCGACCGATCAACTGATCTGCACCGCCTGTATCTAGAATGGTCCGTGAATCGACTTTCGACAACACACGGAATGCCAGACGTGCAGGGAAGTTGGCCTTGATTGTACCGGTAATGATATTGACAGAAGGACGCTGGGTTGCAATAACCAGGTGAATTCCTACCGCACGGGCCAATTGTGCCAATCGTGCAATCGGTGTTTCGACCTCTTTTCCTGCTGTCATCATCAAGTCGGCAAACTCATCAACAATAAGAACGATATATGGTAAGAATCGATGACCC
The DNA window shown above is from Sphingobacterium thalpophilum and carries:
- a CDS encoding outer membrane lipoprotein carrier protein LolA — translated: MKKQVWFIVGLIIMAYSQNSYAQNDAAAKALLTKVSQKYNAYKTIQANFSLDIKQANGGSHTDAGTIYLDKSNNKYQVNTKNQVLISDSKTQWNIMKAEKEVEISEASNSTNEINPTNIFSFYTTGFKYTLTNTEKVKGLTLSVVELSPLDSKKNYSKIKLRINKASSLIYDTTVFDKSGNRYTYTLTSQEGNKALSGSLFVFNKNDYKGFDIVDLR
- a CDS encoding lytic transglycosylase domain-containing protein; this encodes MIRKKVLCSSLILFALLLSKLYSTPHNNASNGDKIVEPKLVVVPVHHGDEEEKKEKSNSFESYMNSLTFAEDSLPMDRPLVESKLRKFFSRFSFKKTGSYDMHKKAETYLPMIAKILKSHGIPEDFKYIPLVESGLSKAVVSSKGAGGYWQFMPATARLYGLKVNGTVDDRKDLVKSTHAAARYLKYLYGQFGNWTLVAAAYNVGDGSLRGSIRRQKKDDYFALKLNNETGSYVYKLVSMKEIIEHPQKHGYSRYANKESETLDKEPNML
- a CDS encoding pseudouridine synthase, which produces MPFSNKRNSRDDNSRKSRGNSDSFKSRGDKNNSFGKKSYGSNDQSERGSFRKDDNRENRSFGSKKFSDKPSFRGDNNSFRSKDNSEKSFGRGGRSFDKNDSSRSFNKKDSFNKFDRSERSFDKKDNFKRSDRNDSSRSFDRSERSFDKRDSFKRTDRNDSSRSFDRSERSFDKRDSFKRSDRNDSPRSFDRSERSFDKRDSFKRSDRNDAPRSFDRSERSFDKKDNFKRSDRNDSPRSFDRSERSFDKRDSFKRSDRNDSSRPSNRKFDGDKSRNFDDNKNFGDKQYIKRPKKKAEDAEDDGLVRLNRYIANAGICSRRKADELITAGVIWVNGEPVTELGTKVDPATDEIRYNNERLKREKNVYVLLNKPKDYITTTDDPQERHTVMELVSKATKERIYPVGRLDRNTTGLLLMTNDGSLAEKLSHPRNSISKIYNVELNKSLTQGDFNKISFGIELEDGVIKPDDLSYVQGGSKREVGIQIHSGKNRIVRRIFESLGYEVVKLDRVVYANLTKKDLPRGRWRYLEEREIVQLKHLI